In a genomic window of Phyllostomus discolor isolate MPI-MPIP mPhyDis1 chromosome 5, mPhyDis1.pri.v3, whole genome shotgun sequence:
- the UBE2J2 gene encoding ubiquitin-conjugating enzyme E2 J2, which produces MSNNSTKRAPTTATQRLKQDYLRIKKDPVPYICAEPLPSNILEWHYVVRGPEKTAYEGGYYHGKLIFPREFPFKPPSIYMITPNGRFKCNTRLCLSITDFHPDTWNPAWSVSTILTGLLSFMVEKGPTLGSIETSEFTKRQLAAQSLVFNLKDKVFCELFPEVVEEIKQKQKAQDELNSRPQALPLPDVVPDGDTHHGQNGLPLLNGHAPGAGPHLAGLQQANRHHGLLGGALANLFVIVGFAAFAYTVKYVLRSIAQE; this is translated from the exons ATGAGCAACAACAGCACCAAGAGAGCGCCAACTACAGCCACTCAGCGCCTGAAACAGGACTACCTTCGCATTAAGAAAGACCCAGTGCCTTACATCTGTGCTGAGCCCCTCCCGTCCAACATTCTCGAATG GCACTATGTGGTCCGAGGCCCTGAGAAGACTGCCTACGAAG GTGGCTACTACCACGGAAAGCTAATTTTTCCCAGAGAATTTCCTTTTAAACCTCCTAGTATTTATATGATAACCCCCAATGGAAGGTTCAAGTGCAATACGAG GCTGTGTCTTTCCATCACGGACTTCCACCCAGACACGTGGAACCCGGCCTGGTCCGTCTCCACCATCCTGACGGGGCTCCTGAGCTTCATGGTGGAGAAGGGCCCCACCCTGGGCAGCATCGAGACGTCTGAGTTCACG aaGAGACAACTGGCTGCCCAGAGTTTAGTGTTCAACCTGAAAGACAAAGTCTTCTGTGAGCTCTTTCCCGAGGTCGTGGAG GAGATcaagcagaagcagaaagcacAAGACGAGCTCAACAGCAGGCCCCAGGCGCTCCCCCTCCCAGACGTCGTTCCGGACGGGGACACCCACCACGGCCAGAACGGGCTTCCGCTCCTCAACGGGCACGCGCCGGGCGCGGGGCCGCACCTCGCGGGGCTGCAGCAGGCCAACCGGCACCACGGACTCCTGGGCGGCGCCCTGGCGAACTTGTTTGTCATAGTGGGGTTTGCAGCCTTCGCCTACACGGTCAAGTACGTGCTGAGAAGCATCGCCCAGGAGTGA